The Methanoplanus sp. FWC-SCC4 genome has a window encoding:
- a CDS encoding COG1361 S-layer family protein — MNELFRRYFGLLLVVLLISGIFTSPAAAAGKQFTGSEPKLYATLSGQNEFDPGTDAVLEIVLENQGTDNEALVGSLYAPYQINPTTALKTTVNLLSGDVPATVKTASYMLGDLPAGYSAPARFYVHIDENAPAGDYELNLRTEYSYTFAETMIEPGRRDYIYRDKTVDLNIPVRIKGVVKPEVISVETRNMYPGHTGDIILKIRNAGYGVGLKSSAVLSGVSGHIKPVGGSVCIGDFNPGDVSTLSFKVYVDDSIDSGVYPEEFRIVYTDEFGAEKESVSEKIGVSVGKGAKFRIVSGKSLMRPGETVTVQVEFKNTGDSTAYGAKARIIPVKPFSAATDSALLGDVKPGETASAMFTLSLASDALQIPYGLDTGIKFRDEYDNLVLSDQMMLEIDGVSGNEIVSLVTNPVSIAVIFGIIACAGYYVFTRRKVP; from the coding sequence ATGAATGAATTATTCAGACGGTATTTTGGTCTGCTTCTTGTCGTGCTTTTGATCTCAGGCATTTTTACATCGCCTGCAGCAGCTGCCGGCAAGCAGTTTACCGGAAGTGAGCCAAAGCTATATGCAACACTTTCAGGGCAAAATGAGTTTGATCCGGGAACTGATGCGGTTTTGGAAATTGTCCTGGAAAACCAGGGGACTGACAACGAGGCACTTGTTGGTTCTTTATATGCTCCCTATCAGATAAATCCGACAACAGCGCTTAAAACGACTGTGAATCTTTTAAGCGGTGATGTTCCTGCAACAGTTAAGACAGCTTCCTATATGCTCGGAGATCTGCCTGCCGGATATAGTGCTCCTGCAAGGTTTTATGTTCACATTGATGAGAACGCTCCTGCCGGGGATTATGAACTAAATCTCAGGACTGAATACAGCTACACTTTTGCAGAGACAATGATAGAGCCGGGCCGCCGGGACTATATCTACAGGGACAAAACGGTTGATTTGAATATCCCTGTCAGGATAAAGGGGGTTGTAAAGCCTGAGGTGATCTCGGTTGAGACGCGAAATATGTATCCCGGGCATACCGGCGATATTATTCTTAAGATCAGAAATGCAGGATATGGCGTTGGTTTAAAGTCTTCCGCTGTTCTGAGCGGAGTTTCCGGTCACATAAAGCCTGTCGGCGGAAGTGTCTGTATCGGTGATTTCAATCCCGGGGATGTTTCAACTCTCAGCTTCAAGGTTTATGTGGACGATTCAATAGACAGCGGCGTCTACCCTGAAGAGTTCAGAATTGTCTACACTGATGAGTTCGGTGCTGAAAAAGAGTCAGTTTCTGAGAAGATTGGTGTTTCTGTCGGAAAGGGTGCAAAATTTAGAATAGTTTCGGGCAAAAGTCTGATGAGGCCCGGTGAAACCGTTACAGTTCAGGTTGAGTTTAAAAACACCGGAGATTCGACGGCTTACGGTGCAAAGGCAAGGATTATCCCGGTGAAGCCTTTTTCGGCAGCTACTGACAGTGCACTCCTTGGGGATGTAAAGCCGGGGGAAACCGCCTCTGCAATGTTCACACTCAGCCTTGCTTCTGACGCACTGCAAATCCCTTACGGGCTTGATACGGGAATAAAGTTCCGTGATGAATATGACAATCTGGTCCTTTCTGATCAGATGATGCTTGAAATAGATGGTGTTTCCGGAAACGAGATTGTTTCCCTTGTAACCAACCCTGTTTCAATTGCGGTGATTTTCGGAATAATTGCCTGTGCAGGCTATTATGTTTTCACCCGGAGAAAAGTTCCCTGA
- a CDS encoding chemotaxis protein CheW → MTEITDVVEFEISGTLYALDIQLTREIIEILPITPIPCTPPFIEGIINLRGEITNILNLRKIMGLSEKDEIINQKIIVLMPEAAGGSKTGIIVDDVHSVIRVSEDDIEKMDNAISGEAFVKGIIKQESISQAGPKGTNKIIIWIDLEKIIRNCIIPDNKEIYENAKAASDANC, encoded by the coding sequence ATGACAGAAATAACTGACGTCGTTGAATTTGAGATCAGCGGCACCCTGTATGCACTTGATATACAGCTGACAAGGGAGATTATAGAAATCCTCCCAATCACACCCATTCCCTGCACACCCCCGTTTATAGAAGGCATAATTAATCTCCGTGGAGAGATCACAAACATCCTCAATCTCAGAAAAATAATGGGCCTTTCAGAGAAAGATGAGATAATAAATCAGAAGATTATTGTCCTGATGCCCGAGGCCGCAGGCGGCTCAAAAACAGGAATAATAGTTGACGATGTTCACAGCGTAATCCGGGTATCCGAAGATGACATCGAAAAGATGGACAATGCCATATCAGGAGAGGCCTTTGTTAAAGGAATTATAAAACAGGAAAGTATCTCACAAGCCGGCCCAAAAGGAACAAATAAAATCATAATCTGGATAGACCTTGAAAAAATAATACGAAACTGCATCATACCGGATAATAAAGAAATTTATGAAAACGCAAAAGCGGCTTCAGATGCAAACTGCTGA
- a CDS encoding methyl-accepting chemotaxis protein: protein MKSKSDNKFNDNTQDNNEELRIQLKLANDFIKAIAAGENPRSLSQEFHNNNWEIVKNIENCSDTIALVHDSAKQMKKAADEGNFDIRADMSELKGIWTDILKSFNDTFEDVAEPLTSTATFIEKIGRGEIPQKITHERKGYFNTIKNDLNLLIEEINILESDLSGLAKRHKEGDIEARCHPEKLSGVYSKIAQGINDTIDEISNPVFEAFEILDLYSKGDFSQEMRELAGKQIIMTETINGIRKNLIEVINEIGTLVENATSGEINYRADDSAHSGAYKEVIQGVNETMDVLVTPMKEAIRVTSEFADCNYNARFDTKVKVSGKLVIFRDALDNLGDQLKNSVLNVKKAVSKIDMAMEDASKGSDEVTKAVEQVALTSQKTAEISKKLMDKIEDVSRQMADMSAGNEEIAGSSEEVLGAVREATKTGIEAQKIGEQTHSQMESVVEITHNSVSEIEQLNQEMHEITNIVKMITDIANQINLLALNAAIEAARAGEHGRGFAVVAGEVKNLAAEARSATDHIEKVIEKVRMSSEKTTNGIKTANSELNEGVAGVNRTIDALNQIVKEATAATNAVEEITKAIEDQAQIATNVAQDAKEGADLTHDTQGRIEELAALAEESSASSEEIASAMHEVNEMALQLEEDMKVFKIE from the coding sequence GTGAAATCAAAAAGTGACAATAAATTTAACGATAATACGCAGGATAACAACGAAGAGCTGAGAATTCAGCTGAAACTTGCAAATGATTTTATAAAGGCAATTGCAGCGGGAGAAAACCCCAGGTCACTCTCGCAGGAATTTCACAATAACAATTGGGAGATTGTCAAAAATATCGAAAACTGCTCGGACACTATTGCTCTTGTGCACGATTCAGCAAAACAGATGAAAAAAGCTGCAGATGAAGGCAATTTTGACATTCGTGCAGACATGTCCGAGTTAAAGGGCATTTGGACAGACATTCTAAAAAGCTTCAACGATACCTTTGAAGATGTCGCAGAACCCTTAACCTCAACTGCCACATTCATAGAAAAGATAGGCAGAGGAGAAATCCCTCAAAAAATCACACACGAAAGGAAGGGCTATTTCAATACTATCAAAAATGACCTCAATTTGCTAATTGAGGAGATAAACATTCTTGAAAGTGACCTTTCAGGCCTGGCAAAAAGACACAAAGAAGGGGACATAGAGGCAAGATGCCATCCTGAAAAGCTGAGTGGGGTTTATTCAAAAATTGCACAGGGTATTAACGATACTATTGATGAAATAAGCAATCCGGTTTTTGAGGCTTTTGAAATACTTGACCTGTATTCCAAAGGTGACTTTTCACAAGAGATGAGAGAACTCGCCGGAAAACAGATTATTATGACAGAAACAATCAACGGTATCCGCAAAAATCTGATTGAAGTCATAAACGAGATAGGCACACTTGTTGAGAATGCAACCTCGGGAGAGATCAACTACCGTGCCGATGACTCGGCCCACTCCGGAGCATATAAAGAGGTGATACAGGGAGTGAATGAGACAATGGACGTCCTTGTAACACCTATGAAAGAGGCTATAAGGGTTACATCAGAGTTTGCAGACTGCAACTATAATGCCAGATTTGACACTAAAGTAAAAGTCAGCGGAAAACTCGTCATCTTCAGGGATGCACTTGACAACCTTGGGGATCAGCTTAAAAACTCGGTTTTAAACGTAAAAAAAGCCGTTTCAAAAATCGACATGGCAATGGAGGATGCAAGCAAGGGATCAGACGAGGTCACAAAGGCTGTTGAACAGGTTGCACTTACAAGCCAGAAGACCGCAGAAATCAGCAAAAAACTGATGGACAAAATAGAGGATGTTTCAAGACAGATGGCTGATATGTCGGCAGGTAATGAGGAAATTGCAGGCAGTTCCGAAGAGGTTTTAGGAGCAGTCAGGGAAGCTACAAAAACAGGTATTGAGGCACAGAAAATAGGAGAACAGACTCACAGCCAGATGGAGTCAGTTGTCGAGATCACCCACAACAGTGTGTCCGAGATCGAACAATTAAACCAGGAGATGCATGAGATCACTAATATTGTAAAGATGATCACAGACATCGCAAACCAGATTAATCTCCTGGCATTAAACGCTGCAATTGAAGCCGCCCGTGCAGGAGAACACGGAAGGGGATTTGCAGTCGTTGCAGGAGAGGTCAAAAATCTTGCCGCAGAGGCAAGAAGTGCAACTGATCACATTGAAAAAGTGATTGAGAAAGTGAGGATGAGCAGTGAAAAGACAACAAACGGCATAAAAACTGCAAACTCCGAGCTCAATGAAGGCGTGGCCGGCGTAAACAGGACAATAGATGCACTCAACCAGATTGTAAAGGAGGCAACCGCCGCCACAAACGCAGTTGAGGAGATAACAAAGGCAATTGAGGACCAGGCCCAGATTGCAACAAATGTTGCTCAGGATGCAAAAGAAGGTGCAGACCTCACCCATGACACACAGGGCAGAATCGAAGAGCTTGCCGCACTTGCCGAAGAATCAAGCGCATCCTCGGAAGAGATTGCAAGTGCAATGCATGAAGTCAATGAAATGGCATTACAGCTCGAAGAAGATATGAAAGTTTTTAAAATCGAGTGA
- a CDS encoding PAS domain-containing protein, whose amino-acid sequence MQMVVNYEDIFRIRDILLENQGGLCIREVSELLEMNRDSVAKNLKILQLKGDVDVKKAGTSSIYSKTSRVPESVVSVFFKDPYIMINRWMRICRANEEWNKFFGNQGGYPEGKKISEVSFLDDVALNTSCRDALGGKMSSKYIHKMINGREYYLLISFFPLVFDDGMPGVCILLSDESSRKEKAVESSFAEKRMDDILENIPDYVCRFMPDGTVTYANEAYCRMIGKEKNEILGHKYLPVSSDGDLLYMVDSFGDQNLIKPFEFRSISPEGRSAWHLWKISGLFDEKENLVAYQGLGCDITWYKIREDEFLQYYENLKSLASRRTDDLDQLNKKYAGAVLEGLGVKERLTLAVEASGLGFWDWNINEDTITLSKRAAEILGFHGENVEVNSDLVFDMINEGDRARMSSVLNDCLEGRTDFWSGSFKVMKRNADILWIYGFGKISSVDENKKAINISGFFGDITEEKMNSDEIKLQRDLIHELSGADDPEYVISSFLYRILDFTHADGGMFYLADEKTNDLFLKAQRGFSSEYVSKYRHLKSDTGRWEMVFKKGFSSEVFTFGGLLLSSDEMKEGIKSVAVIPVSFCNEPFGFMVLFSKVFDEFPGAVCRSAENLASCAANSIKRVLAEKTLVDANKKMAAVLDLFPGAIFIISDGMEIIDVNDSALEKLRCEYGMVTGKKCYQLFWKRNERCPECCLDSVFDKGEDVSVKKAFCMNGQHFDIEMTAKPILSETGEVQAVCYIPDLKNLPDY is encoded by the coding sequence ATGCAAATGGTTGTAAATTACGAGGATATTTTTAGGATAAGGGATATTCTGCTCGAAAATCAGGGCGGTCTCTGTATCAGGGAGGTCTCTGAACTTTTGGAGATGAACAGGGATTCTGTCGCAAAAAACCTGAAAATTTTACAGCTTAAAGGGGATGTGGACGTAAAAAAAGCCGGGACTTCCAGCATTTATTCGAAAACCTCAAGAGTGCCTGAATCCGTTGTGTCAGTATTTTTTAAGGATCCTTATATTATGATCAACAGATGGATGAGAATCTGTCGTGCAAATGAGGAATGGAATAAATTTTTTGGAAATCAGGGCGGGTATCCTGAGGGAAAAAAGATATCTGAAGTTTCTTTTTTGGATGATGTTGCTCTAAACACGTCATGCAGGGATGCACTTGGCGGTAAAATGAGCTCTAAATACATTCATAAAATGATTAACGGCAGGGAATATTATCTTCTGATCAGTTTTTTTCCGCTGGTTTTTGACGACGGGATGCCCGGTGTCTGCATTCTTTTAAGTGATGAGTCCAGTAGAAAGGAAAAAGCGGTTGAGAGCAGTTTTGCTGAGAAGAGGATGGATGACATTCTCGAAAATATTCCCGATTATGTCTGTCGTTTTATGCCCGACGGGACGGTTACATATGCAAACGAAGCATACTGCCGCATGATAGGTAAGGAAAAGAATGAAATTCTGGGTCATAAATACCTGCCCGTTTCATCAGATGGCGATCTCCTTTACATGGTAGATTCATTCGGGGATCAAAATCTGATAAAGCCTTTTGAATTCAGATCAATTTCTCCTGAGGGTCGGTCGGCATGGCATTTGTGGAAGATATCGGGTTTGTTTGATGAAAAAGAAAATCTGGTCGCCTATCAGGGTCTTGGTTGTGATATTACATGGTACAAAATAAGGGAAGATGAGTTTTTACAGTACTATGAGAATCTGAAATCCCTTGCCAGCAGGCGTACTGATGATCTGGATCAGCTGAACAAAAAGTATGCCGGAGCGGTTTTGGAGGGGCTGGGTGTCAAAGAAAGGCTGACACTTGCTGTTGAGGCCTCGGGTCTTGGTTTCTGGGACTGGAATATTAATGAGGATACCATTACTCTTAGTAAAAGGGCTGCTGAAATCCTTGGTTTTCATGGGGAAAATGTTGAGGTAAATTCAGATCTTGTTTTTGACATGATTAACGAAGGCGACAGGGCAAGGATGAGTTCTGTCCTGAATGACTGCCTTGAGGGAAGGACTGATTTCTGGAGCGGTTCTTTTAAAGTCATGAAAAGGAACGCTGATATCCTATGGATATACGGGTTTGGAAAAATCAGTTCCGTGGATGAAAATAAAAAGGCGATTAATATTTCCGGATTTTTTGGTGATATAACCGAGGAAAAAATGAATTCCGATGAGATAAAACTCCAGAGGGATTTAATTCATGAACTGTCGGGAGCAGATGATCCTGAATATGTGATCTCTTCTTTTCTTTACAGGATACTTGATTTCACACATGCTGATGGCGGGATGTTTTATCTTGCCGATGAGAAAACAAATGATTTATTCTTAAAAGCCCAGAGAGGTTTTTCATCTGAATATGTCTCTAAATACAGGCATCTTAAAAGTGATACGGGGCGTTGGGAAATGGTTTTTAAAAAAGGTTTTTCTTCAGAGGTATTTACTTTCGGGGGGCTTTTACTCTCGTCAGATGAGATGAAGGAGGGAATAAAATCCGTTGCTGTTATACCTGTCTCTTTCTGCAACGAACCGTTTGGATTCATGGTTTTATTCTCGAAGGTTTTTGATGAATTCCCTGGTGCAGTCTGCAGATCTGCGGAAAACCTGGCCTCCTGTGCTGCAAATTCAATAAAAAGAGTATTGGCGGAAAAGACACTCGTGGATGCGAATAAGAAGATGGCCGCTGTTCTTGATTTATTTCCCGGAGCTATATTTATAATCTCGGATGGGATGGAAATTATTGATGTGAATGATTCCGCTTTGGAGAAACTTCGGTGTGAATATGGAATGGTAACAGGAAAAAAATGTTATCAGCTATTTTGGAAGCGTAATGAACGCTGTCCGGAATGCTGTCTTGATTCTGTTTTTGATAAAGGGGAGGATGTTTCAGTCAAAAAAGCGTTTTGCATGAACGGGCAGCACTTTGATATTGAAATGACTGCAAAACCGATTTTATCTGAAACCGGTGAGGTTCAGGCTGTATGTTATATCCCGGATTTAAAGAATCTCCCTGATTATTAA
- a CDS encoding exonuclease SbcCD subunit D C-terminal domain-containing protein, whose product MRILHTSDWHLGNSLYGRRRYEEFERFLEWLLDTIKKEEIDVLLISGDVFDSPVPGNRALELYYGFLCSVARSVCRHVVVTGGNHDSPSLLNAPKELLGFLDVHVFGSLPENPDECVILLGKDEGDGVYPPEDQGVIVCAVPYLRDRDIRRAEANESMEDKNRRFSEGIYQKYDLVCKRALEIREKSGINYPVIATGHLFATGGKTTEGDGVRELYVGTLCRVDASHFPECIDYLALGHLHIPQTVGGNEKHRYSGSPLPMGFGEAKQQKKVIVAELSPGVCDTWDISVPVLQRLETVRGDLDDISGRINGIIKSETPVWAEVIYEGQDIVTDLSGIVEGLVKNSCVEILRIKNNRFADSVLRGMEEGETLDDLSEMDVFRRCLSYNQVPSNQHESLIATYSEVLNSLFEEDTLAE is encoded by the coding sequence ATGAGGATACTTCACACATCAGACTGGCACCTTGGAAATTCTCTTTACGGCAGGAGAAGATATGAGGAATTTGAAAGATTTCTCGAATGGCTTTTGGATACGATTAAAAAAGAGGAGATCGATGTCCTGTTAATATCGGGGGATGTTTTTGACAGCCCTGTTCCCGGAAACAGGGCTCTTGAACTGTATTACGGGTTCCTGTGCAGCGTTGCCCGTTCTGTATGCAGGCATGTCGTGGTGACCGGGGGAAACCATGATTCGCCTTCGCTTTTAAACGCTCCAAAAGAACTTCTCGGGTTTCTGGATGTTCATGTTTTTGGGTCATTGCCGGAAAACCCGGACGAATGTGTAATTCTGCTTGGCAAAGATGAGGGTGACGGAGTTTATCCGCCCGAAGATCAGGGTGTCATTGTCTGCGCAGTCCCTTACCTCCGTGACCGTGACATCAGGAGGGCTGAGGCAAACGAGAGCATGGAGGACAAAAACCGGAGATTCTCTGAAGGTATCTATCAGAAATATGATCTCGTATGTAAAAGGGCACTTGAGATCAGGGAAAAATCCGGAATTAATTATCCGGTTATTGCAACCGGACATCTGTTTGCGACCGGGGGAAAGACAACTGAGGGTGACGGTGTCCGCGAGCTGTACGTGGGAACACTCTGCCGTGTTGATGCCTCACATTTTCCTGAATGCATAGACTATCTTGCCCTTGGTCATCTGCATATTCCGCAGACTGTCGGGGGAAATGAGAAGCACCGTTACTCGGGTTCCCCTCTCCCTATGGGTTTTGGGGAGGCAAAACAGCAGAAAAAAGTAATTGTGGCAGAATTAAGCCCCGGTGTGTGTGACACCTGGGATATTTCGGTCCCTGTCCTTCAGAGGCTTGAAACAGTCAGGGGAGATTTGGATGACATCAGTGGCCGGATAAACGGGATAATAAAATCAGAAACTCCTGTCTGGGCAGAGGTCATTTATGAGGGGCAGGATATAGTAACAGATCTTTCCGGGATTGTGGAAGGTCTGGTTAAAAATTCCTGTGTAGAGATTTTAAGGATTAAAAACAACCGTTTTGCCGATAGTGTCCTCAGAGGAATGGAAGAGGGGGAAACGCTTGATGATTTGTCGGAGATGGATGTATTCAGGCGGTGTCTTTCGTATAACCAGGTGCCTTCAAATCAGCATGAGTCGCTTATAGCAACCTACTCGGAGGTTTTAAACAGCCTCTTTGAGGAAGATACGCTTGCGGAGTAG
- a CDS encoding AAA family ATPase, whose translation MRILKLRFRNLNSLCGEWAIDFTAPDYASSGIFAITGPTGSGKTTILDGICLALYGETPRLGKITKSTNEIMSRQKWDCFSEVEFEAKDRIYRCYWGQKRANKKPDGNLQQPVHEICDADICEILESKTTAVVRLVEEITGMDFERFTRSVMLAQGGFAAFLNASPTERAPILEQITGTGIYSDISKKVHERTSAERKKLDILNEGLKAFNLLSDEIKKELSDAMSERTIEAEEVWAELLKIRQCISWVLRKEELEKDIKELESALASVLREKEEHKEELEKLSLARKAERCESAFCELEMLLEQQKGENVKYEKLSDEIPAAEAELKNSRKILEESKEELSHLKEDSEKQFSLIGDVRALDIKIEEISSRIPEKENQLRKLEDQMKDYSAGLDTCNLNLQKSRENLGLLNTWLLENSSCSDLNARYPVLEEKIASLCILFEELSKKRDELDSAVISEKKSVEDLGLIQEKLKEARCLTGERESVISELKESLSKVLEGEDLPYWRTSERKLITESEKLERILYRIEGMDKKSSEIKRITKEVFESKAELAKKTPDLQNLESRYSERKRMYELCEEKAFLKARVESLEAERKKLADNKPCPLCGSLHHPYASFVPFAEGADSEMASLGAEITDLQNKIATIKTDIAVLEQEIGRNNDRITELKDEVSNIWEELSPFVNEKEDNLPEFSAALILEKISAIKCERERISLIIEEAEKTGGSLSAAEAEMKSYQNMIHSLEREEILALNARNNAALEINRLKEESGSLESSQNFACMSLSSELSGFKIPAVTPENTDIVLETLQKLRGEYIEYERKKSAEESFISAEETKVREYSHFIKRVLEEMKSESDLLSRYNEDLDAKKGERFSLFKDKNPDFEDKSLRERISSAENLVNECLQKCSRDSFLTEGMKKEAENLLNSINLRNISIDASGEKFRKKLSESGFSSEKEYLDARILKEKLEALTELEESISNRETEFLTKILAKSSELKAEENKRLTDKNHSVLVADEENKSKIHKDLQKEIGAIEERFSADQKEREKMQDRLEEISLQKSELERFLCLHALIGSADGKKFRNFAQGLTFEIMISHANKQLTKMSDRYILLKNPDEPLDLCVLDNYQAGEIRPTKNLSGGESFIVSLALALGLSAMAGRKVRVDSLFLDEGFGTLDEKSLDTALETLAGLNDDGKLIGIISHVGAIKERIPARISVLKGSAGKSRISGPGCTENP comes from the coding sequence TTGAGAATTTTAAAATTAAGGTTTAGGAATTTAAACTCCCTTTGCGGTGAGTGGGCGATTGATTTTACCGCCCCTGATTATGCTTCATCAGGAATATTTGCAATAACAGGGCCGACCGGTTCTGGAAAGACAACCATTCTCGACGGGATATGTCTTGCATTATATGGCGAGACACCACGTCTTGGAAAGATAACAAAAAGCACAAACGAGATTATGAGCAGGCAGAAGTGGGATTGCTTCTCAGAAGTCGAGTTTGAGGCGAAGGACAGAATTTACAGGTGTTACTGGGGACAGAAAAGGGCAAACAAAAAACCAGACGGAAATCTCCAGCAACCTGTCCATGAGATCTGCGATGCGGATATCTGTGAGATACTTGAATCGAAAACAACGGCGGTCGTAAGGCTTGTTGAAGAGATTACCGGGATGGACTTTGAAAGGTTTACAAGATCGGTAATGCTTGCACAGGGGGGTTTTGCGGCGTTTTTAAACGCATCACCGACTGAACGTGCACCTATTCTGGAACAGATTACAGGAACGGGTATTTACAGCGACATATCAAAAAAGGTTCATGAGAGAACTTCTGCCGAACGGAAAAAGCTTGATATCTTAAATGAGGGTTTAAAGGCTTTCAATCTTCTTTCTGACGAGATAAAAAAAGAGCTTTCTGATGCCATGTCGGAGAGGACAATTGAAGCGGAAGAGGTTTGGGCAGAGCTTTTGAAAATCCGGCAGTGCATCAGCTGGGTTTTGAGAAAGGAAGAGCTGGAAAAAGATATTAAAGAGCTTGAATCCGCACTGGCATCTGTTCTTAGGGAAAAAGAGGAGCATAAGGAAGAGCTGGAAAAACTCTCACTTGCAAGAAAGGCTGAAAGGTGTGAAAGCGCTTTTTGTGAGCTTGAAATGCTTTTAGAACAGCAGAAGGGGGAGAATGTAAAATATGAAAAGCTCTCTGATGAAATTCCGGCTGCTGAAGCTGAATTAAAGAATAGCCGGAAAATTCTCGAAGAGTCCAAAGAGGAGCTTTCACATCTTAAAGAGGACTCCGAAAAGCAGTTTTCTCTTATTGGGGATGTCAGGGCCCTTGATATTAAAATTGAAGAAATATCGTCCCGGATTCCCGAGAAGGAGAATCAGCTTCGGAAGCTTGAAGATCAGATGAAGGATTATTCCGCCGGACTGGACACCTGTAATTTAAACCTTCAGAAATCCCGGGAAAATCTTGGTCTTCTCAATACCTGGCTTCTCGAAAACAGTTCCTGCAGCGATCTGAATGCCCGGTATCCGGTACTTGAAGAAAAAATTGCATCTCTCTGCATCCTCTTTGAAGAGTTATCCAAAAAAAGAGATGAACTCGATTCTGCGGTGATATCTGAGAAAAAATCAGTTGAAGACCTCGGTCTGATTCAAGAAAAACTAAAAGAAGCCCGTTGCCTTACAGGCGAAAGGGAGTCTGTTATATCAGAACTCAAAGAGAGCCTTTCTAAAGTTCTCGAAGGAGAGGATCTCCCATACTGGAGGACAAGCGAAAGAAAGCTGATAACAGAATCAGAAAAACTTGAAAGGATATTGTACAGAATTGAGGGTATGGATAAGAAATCCTCTGAAATAAAGCGTATAACAAAGGAGGTCTTTGAGTCCAAAGCAGAACTTGCGAAAAAAACCCCGGATCTCCAAAATCTCGAGTCGCGGTATTCTGAGAGGAAAAGGATGTATGAGCTTTGCGAAGAAAAGGCGTTTTTAAAAGCCCGTGTGGAGAGCCTTGAGGCTGAAAGAAAAAAACTGGCTGACAACAAACCATGTCCACTCTGTGGATCGCTCCATCATCCTTACGCCTCTTTTGTTCCTTTTGCAGAAGGGGCTGATTCTGAAATGGCATCCCTTGGCGCCGAAATTACAGATTTGCAGAATAAAATAGCAACAATCAAAACGGATATTGCAGTCCTTGAGCAGGAGATTGGGCGGAATAATGACAGGATAACGGAGCTTAAGGATGAAGTCTCAAATATTTGGGAGGAACTCTCTCCCTTTGTCAACGAAAAGGAAGACAATTTACCGGAATTTTCCGCTGCTCTGATACTGGAAAAGATCTCTGCGATAAAATGTGAAAGAGAGAGGATTTCCCTGATAATTGAAGAGGCTGAAAAGACCGGGGGTTCGCTCTCTGCGGCAGAGGCGGAGATGAAAAGTTATCAGAATATGATTCATTCTCTTGAAAGAGAGGAGATTCTGGCATTAAATGCCCGTAACAATGCCGCTCTTGAAATAAATCGGCTCAAAGAGGAATCGGGTTCTCTTGAGTCGTCCCAAAATTTTGCATGTATGTCATTATCCTCGGAATTATCCGGATTTAAAATACCCGCCGTCACTCCGGAAAATACAGATATTGTTCTTGAAACTCTCCAAAAACTCCGCGGCGAGTATATTGAATATGAGCGGAAAAAATCCGCTGAGGAGTCGTTTATCTCAGCGGAAGAGACCAAAGTCCGTGAATATTCTCATTTTATAAAACGTGTCTTGGAGGAAATGAAATCAGAATCTGATCTCCTGAGCCGGTACAATGAGGATCTGGATGCCAAAAAGGGAGAAAGATTTTCCCTTTTTAAAGATAAAAATCCTGATTTCGAGGATAAATCACTCCGTGAGAGGATATCATCTGCGGAAAATCTTGTAAATGAATGCCTCCAAAAGTGCTCACGTGATTCTTTCCTGACAGAGGGTATGAAAAAAGAGGCTGAAAATCTGTTAAATTCCATTAATTTGAGAAACATCAGCATTGATGCATCAGGGGAGAAGTTCCGCAAAAAGTTGAGTGAATCCGGATTTTCTTCAGAAAAGGAATATCTTGATGCACGTATTTTAAAAGAAAAACTTGAAGCCCTGACTGAGCTTGAGGAAAGCATTTCAAATCGGGAAACTGAGTTTTTGACAAAGATACTCGCAAAATCCTCAGAATTAAAAGCAGAAGAAAACAAAAGACTCACTGACAAAAATCACTCTGTTTTGGTCGCAGATGAGGAAAATAAATCAAAGATTCACAAGGATCTTCAAAAGGAGATAGGTGCAATTGAGGAGAGGTTTTCGGCTGATCAAAAGGAAAGAGAGAAGATGCAAGACCGTCTTGAAGAGATCAGCCTTCAGAAATCCGAACTTGAAAGGTTTTTGTGCCTCCATGCCCTGATCGGCTCTGCCGACGGGAAAAAATTCAGGAATTTTGCACAGGGACTTACGTTTGAGATAATGATCTCGCATGCAAATAAACAGCTTACGAAGATGAGCGACAGGTACATCCTCCTCAAAAATCCCGATGAACCCCTTGATCTCTGTGTGCTCGACAACTATCAGGCAGGTGAGATCAGGCCTACCAAAAACCTCTCGGGCGGGGAGAGTTTCATTGTAAGTCTTGCCCTTGCTCTCGGTCTCTCGGCGATGGCAGGCAGGAAGGTAAGGGTTGACTCGCTGTTTCTTGACGAAGGGTTTGGGACACTTGATGAAAAATCCCTTGACACAGCACTTGAAACCCTTGCAGGCCTCAATGATGACGGGAAGCTTATCGGAATAATTTCACATGTGGGTGCGATAAAAGAGAGAATCCCTGCAAGAATTTCCGTTCTGAAAGGATCAGCCGGAAAAAGCCGGATATCAGGCCCCGGATGCACCGAAAATCCCTGA